atatgaagaattatttcgggatcgaaatgagttatgagaagacttggagatgcagagagaaagcactccacatagttaggggtacgcctgaagcttcatattcgaagttacctgggtacttgcacatgctgcagttgaacaatcccgattccattactgatttcaaggtagacgagggtcgcttcaagtattgctttttttctctgggtgcttgtaggcggggattcaagttttgtcgacctgttatatgtattgatgggtccttcttgaaaactaggtatggtggccaaatcttgtgtgccgtggcattggattcagacagccacatattttcgattgctttcgcaatagttgacagtgagaaccacgactcttggacctatttcatgaggaagttgaaacaagcgattggtgatgttgagaacttagcattcgtatcggataggcatcaaagcattgttcatgctttggaacttgtcttccctgatgcacCCCATGGCGCATGCTACCACCACATCATTATGAACGTAGctagcaagttcaagactgattgcttcacggatcatatttacagttgtgcatactcgtataagaagacagattttgaaagagaatttgagaagataaaagaaatggatgttcgagttgcactatatcttgagggcattggatttgaaagatgggttcgtgcgtactttccaggggaccgttacaatgtaatgacaagtaattgggctgaaagtttcaacagcaaaactaaggacgcaagagccttcccgatcactgcttttgttgaattcatcaggtttactattcaaacatggtttgctactcgaaaggaaaacgctgaaaagtgtagcacgactctatcaccagttatggagggggacttgtcatgtcaatttgagaaatctcggttCTTAAGCGTCGACAGAGCTGGACCTTATACATTTAATGTCCACCCCGGAGGAATAGTTCAGAGCGGTGGTATAGTTGATTTGGAGGCACGAACATGCAGTTGCGGCTTATTCCAAATCATGAAGATTCCTTGTCCACATGCATGTGCTGCTGCTCAAGAACGAAATATTAGCATGTACGCATTGTGCTCTGAATATTACACAAGAGAGAATTGGAAGAGCACATATGAGGGGACAATTATGCCAGTTGGTGttgaggatgattgggaatttCCTGAAGACATTAAGAACATCCAAGTTGGAGTACCGATTGAGAAGAAACCTGTAGGCCGACCAAAGAAGCAAAAGGTCGGACGAATTAGGAAAAATCGATATCCTTCAAATGGAGACAAAGTTGTGATACAACGATgttgtagcaagtgtggtggtaaaGGGCACAACAAAGAGTCTAGCAAGTACCGAGGTTAAattgttttgtttgtattctagttgacttattatgttttatttctgcttgaactagtaatatttgttatgtgctggattttgcaggtttttttctatttttttctccattatgaaactcttaaatattgaaataatccagtgttggttcgatagtgcacgatgccggtacgacaatgcacgatattgtttgttgtatgattatttaaatgtatcttacaatatggtacgacgttgctcgatgtagtacgatagttaatgtatgacattagggtacgataatgtacgatattGGTCCGATAATGGTACGATGGTATGGTTTCAGTACAGTTTCGTGAAATTTGTGAGGCATGTGAGGGTACGATAGAGTACGACAGTGATCGACGATAGTACGATGCAAAGATTAAgcacattaaaatgtagtaattacaaaaagagcaatcaaaaaaattatacaatacaaaaaaattaagaccattcaacataagttttggtagaataagtctacacaccacctttgccaaaaaagtttcatattattgtcagttacattatcaaatggtagttgtagaagctACCCAATGCAATTGGTCTTTCAAGAAGAGGGCAAAATAAATGAACTCCTTGTTCTGCCAACTCGGTAGGAACTGGACTGCATCACCCCTAACCAGGTCCAATATACTGTCATCCCAACTAAATCTAGAGTAGTCAGAACCTGGAAAAGCGTCCCACCGAGCCTTCAATGATTCgggaaaaattgtaggcataacaacacatttctgagggtacacgttaggataaaattctagacgcctcctcatgagatggaatgctgcatctaaatgctacattaaaggaaaattaagtaagtaaccacattatcgtaccaaaataaataaacaaaaaattatcagacatgaatataatacctatcgtaccccaatcgtaccataatcgtaccccaatcgtacatgaatatagtaacaaaataacaacaataaaacattctatcgtacccatatcgtgctaatgtcgtaccatcatcgtacatttatggcaaaaactagtattatacaacatcgtacccactagcgtcccactgtcgtaccatcatcgtacattaTCGCACGACCATCGTACCTATATCgtcccactacaaattctaaaatCACGATGGTAATAGTAACTACTTAACGAATtatatcgtacccctatcgtgctaatgtcgtaccacAATCGTACCATTggcatataaacagtttataatttgacacttataattatcgtactaccatcgtacacCAATCGTACCTATATCGCACCACTACatatagaaacatttaaataaattttcaacattatttaattatgaagttatagaaaacttacagagtcagaaagccatgtcctcggagtatgtagtttcaggaaccaagcagcatcgtgtgtccctgagaagcattccctcggatatttattcccaatggtgccaagcaaccacttgtgaaaggtcataagtaatttaccatcaataaccctcaatggatccacattcacttctgtcttcgatttcttattccttttcctcattgcagtgtactcatcgaaccacctaggcctctttctttctctcctcttctccggtgctggtggagctatgtttaagaattgtacttcagaatcttcagtatctccgattatagtaatttgcatatcctctggtgtgcgaaaaatgtgatcatctacatcatcaggtctgtaatcgttagggagaatgtcttcatctacaggagactgagggccttcttcagtggactgagggtgtggatctggaactggcctactaagatcttccatcattgtcatcagcttctgcaattgacccaagatctcggactgacctttaataacggcactttgttgcccttcaaccttttccaacctggccaaaatcatagagtagcctggttgctcagcttgggaggaggtgctgacatgaggtgttgatgggggaacctcaggtgcctcaggttgagctggtggaacctccttaaaaatatttgctgcttctgcttgctcagctaacttttcagcaagcttttcagcttggctctgtaaggcttcctgtgtaggctgtccatcgggacccacctctagttcctctaaccccatgtccacatacaatggggcttcattgtctgtaagggtcctcacatactgttcttcagcaggtcgggcacacaggtaggggtatactgtcaactgccacaaaaaacaatgcatatttagattggaaagcaaaacaatataaaaaataagtaattgtcATCGGTGAAAAATGGTacactatcgtaccccaatcgtacaatATCGTACACATATCATGcaattatcgtacccatatcgtacccataacataacaatatcgtacccgtaagtgagaattacttgctaactatcgtaccatcatcgtacaacaTCGTACCAACATCATACCTCTACAACTACATCAATAAATAATGCATATCGTACCCCCATCGGACCATCATCGTACCAAATCGTACCCCTTAGCCAGTTTTCAACCAGTTGGCAAAAAACCCCATAATCGTACTcaaatcgtaccctatcgtattcctatcgtgcagtacccataaaattgcatatctagaaaaaaatatagaacattcaaaagtaaagtaaaagctcacATTTTTGGCAAACAACTTAATAAGTTGCTCTTTGTGTATCTCTACTTTCTCCTTGCTCTGCCAGTTGATCATTCTTGGAATGCCTTGGCCC
The Humulus lupulus chromosome 6, drHumLupu1.1, whole genome shotgun sequence DNA segment above includes these coding regions:
- the LOC133786061 gene encoding uncharacterized protein LOC133786061 — encoded protein: MKIPCPHACAAAQERNISMYALCSEYYTRENWKSTYEGTIMPVGVEDDWEFPEDIKNIQVGVPIEKKPVGRPKKQKVGRIRKNRYPSNGDKVVIQRCCSKCGGKGHNKESSKYRG